Part of the Paenibacillus guangzhouensis genome is shown below.
TGGCGTGCGCATCCTATGAACTGGATGCTTGGTACACGGTAAGTTCGTTCTCCGGCTGGATCGAACGGCATCGTATCGATGCGAAGAAATACAGCTCTCGGCAAGAAATTGAGGATTTGATCCAAGATTGGCTGGCTGTCCTGTGTGCTTTTGGTTGGGCAGAGCTTAGTACCGCACACGATGGGGAACGTTTATTTCGATATACGCTTCCGTCAGGGCTGGAGCGAATACCTTATGCTGATTATGAATTACAAGATGAGTATAAGCCGCTGATGGACGGGAAGTTCTATGTACAGCCTGATCTGGAGATTATTGTGCCGCCCGATGTCTCTTTCCTTACGCGATGGGAATTGGAATGCTGTGCGGATTTGATTCGTTCAGACCAGGTTGCTGTGTATCGATTAACCAAAGATAGCTATATGCGAGCTGTCGATCAAGGACGTTCAGTACAAGATCTGATTGATTTTCTGGGACAAAAGTCCTTATCTGGTCTCCCGGAATCGGTCAGAGCCACCTTAGAGCATTGGCGACAACAATATGGCAGAGTCTATTTATCAGAAGTTGTGCTGCTTCGGTGCGAAGATGCGGAAATGGCCCAGCGTATCCAGGGGATGGCGCAGCTTTTGCCACAGATTATCCCCATTGGCGCGTTTGATTTCATCGTTCCATCCGATCAAGTGGATGCGCTTCGATCGACGCTTGATAAAGCCGGGATTACGCCAAGAAGGCAAATCGAGTCCTCTGCGAATACGGAGTCGATGACGAAGATTGGATTTGCACGATTTAATCGCGTGACGAGTGATGTTATGGGGAGTGGTGAAGGCGAGGACGAATCACTTCAATTATTAAATCAAGGGTATATTTATACCCAGCAGAACGTTCAATATTATGATCTGGATACTTCCCTACCTTCAAGGGAAGAACTCTTCCCGGAAATTGCCCGAATCTCTCCGATGTGGCTGCAACAATTGCGTGCATATCATACGTCTACCATGAAAGAGATTATCGAACGTGCAATGGCATGGCAGACCTACATCAGGCTGGGGAATAAGACGGAATCGATTGTCATATTACCGCACCAAGTATGGTTGAACGGAGGCGCATGGCACCTGAAGGGATTTATCGCTGGACAAGCAGATCGCGGCGTCCAAGAGGTCTCTAGTGATACATGGGATCAGATTCAACTCATTCTACCAACAATAAACTAAATTTAAGGTTCATTGCAGATCATTTCATGGTATGATAGAGAAGAGCGATAAATTTAATAGAAAGAAGTTGAAATTCATGAGCGTATCTGAGATCAATACGATTGACATGGCCTCTCTGCTGTGTAACGCCTATGAATTAGGCGATATGATTAACGGTTCTGCCGACGTGGCTGAATATATATATTGGAAGCAGAAGGTTGAGCAGAGCGAGGAAGTGAAGCTTCTTCTACGGGAATTTGAGAAGAAGAAGGAGCTTTTTGAAGAAACGGAACGATTTGGTCGATTCCATCCGAATTATCATGAAGCGAAAGACGCTGTCAAAGCTGTCGAAGCGAAGATGGATGCGATCGAAGAAGTAAGACGCTTTAAGGAATTGGAACAACGCTTAGATGATATGCTCTATGATATCTCGAAGCTTATAGCCCATTCTGTCTCTGAGACCATTAAAGTGCCAAGTAATGATCCAAATCCAAAAGGCGGCGGATGCGGCGGTGGCGGTAGCTGCGGCTGCGGCGGATGATCGGGAGAAGAGGGGTTAGCGAACATGTTTGCGGAACGCACTGGCTACATTATCTGGGTTAGCGATGTAAAAGCAGCAAGAAATTTAGAGAAGTATGGAACGGTTCATTATATTTCACGTCGAATGCATTATGTTGTGATGTACGTTAATTCAGAACGTGCGGAAGAAACAATCAAGAATATTCGCAGGCTTGCGTTTGTGAAGAGGATTGAGAGGTCTTACCGGAATGAAATTAAGACCGAATATAGCAGCAATGGTCCGGATAAGGCAAAATTCTATAACCTCTAGTCTCATCGGCGCACTTGTAAATAGGGCTTGAGAAAAATAGTGCATTCATGTAATATAGTGGGTATAAATGCTTAGATAGAAAGACCTATCTAACCTGGAGAGTGATGCCCAATGAGAGATAAGGTGATGGAACGATACAGCACATACGAACCTTTCTATGTCACCTTGGGTGATAAGAAAGTGGCCGATGTGGTCATAACGAATCATGCCAAATTTCGCTGGGCAGAGCGGGTTGAGCATGAGAAGACCGGTTATGATGATATTGCAATGTTTTTATGGGAATGTCTGAAGCAGAATCGAATTCAGCCGTACTATCGGAATGAAGAAGACGTCTATCTGATTGATGATGATCTTGTGGTTGTCGCAGAATTTCCGATTCTTGAGAACGAGATTGATATCGCGGGCAACCCGCTTCATAAGATGATTATTGTTACCTTTCTTGGCCGAATGTCGGAGACCATGGAGCTTCGAGATTTGAAAACGTATTATTCTTGGCTGCGTCATTCACGACGGATGACGTTAATTAAGAATAGTCGCAAAAGAAAGTAATAAAAGAAATGTAAGCATACCGCTGCTGTGGTGTGCTTTTTTTGTACAAAAATGGGAAAGTTATTGCGTATGATCTGGTATAATGATGGTAATTCGTCTACTTATGATTTGAACTCGGAAGGGGGGATTGCATTGAATTTTCATCAGCTACATATCTTTTATACCGTTTCCGAGAAAGGTAGCTTCTCTGCTGCCGCGCAAGCCTTACATATGACGCAGCCGGCTGTAACCATGCAGGTTCAATCGCTGGAAGAGTATTTCGGTACGAAACTATTCAATCGTTCAACTAAACGCATCGAGCTATCCGAAGCTGGCCGGGCTCTCATGCCATTTGCCCGAAGGAGCATCGAATTGGTTCGGGACACGGATATAGCCATGTCCAAATTCACGCATATGCTTCAAGGTCGACTTCAGTTGGGGGCAAGCTTAACGATCGGCGAATATGTGCTGCCTCGCATGCTGGGACCATTCGGTCAGCAATATCCGAATATCGCCATTAGTATGAAAGTGATGAATACCGCACAAATTTTAGAAGAAATTACGAATCACCAATTAAATTTTGGGTTGATCGAAGCGCCTGTACAGCACCCGGATATGCATATTGAAGCGGTGATGAAGGATGAATTAAAGCTGATTGTGCCCGCGAATCATCCTCTTGCAGAAGCTTCTATAGTCTCGCTTAAGGAAGTGCTCAAGTATCCTTTTATCGTGCGAGAGCAAGGATCTGGCACAAGGCAAGTCATGGAAGAGCAATTTGTGCGTAAGAATATAGATATACAGTCTGTTCGCACCGTGATGGAGCTGGGCAGTACGGGTGCGATTAAGTCCGCCGTCGAAGCGGGGCTCGGTATTGCGATTATCTCACCGTCTTCGGTGAAACATGAAGTGACGTTAGGTCTCGTGAAGATTGTCGACATCGAAGATTGTTCCTTTGAACGCCAATTCTATTCGATTTATTTAAAATCAGCCTTGCTTCCGATATCGGCGGTGACGTTCTTATCATTCCTTCAGGAGCAGCAATTAGACAAGTAGTTCGTTAGACCTAGCTTTGTTTTGTTCTATATGAGGTTCAATATTTGTAAGGAGATGGCAGACAGATGAATACACAGCAAGGATACGTAGACTTACATACACATACAACCGCTTCCGACGGGATGCAGCCGCCAGCAGAGAATGTTCGACTAGCCAAGGCAGCAGGTCTTACCGCCGTTGCGATTACAGATCATGATACCGTTGCTGGCATCGAGGAGGCGATACGCGAAGGGGAACGTATAGGAATAACTGTTGTACCAGGAGTGGAGATCAGTACTGTGCTTGAAGGCAAAGACATTCATATTCTGGGTTATTACATTAATTATCAAGATCCAAGTCTTCTGGAACGTCTGGCTGAGCTTCGAGCAACGAGAGATCGCCGTAATGACATGATGATAGCGAAGCTGCAGGAGCTTGGGATTGAGATTACGATGGAAGAAGTCATTGCGAATCTGGGGAGAGAACTTGCTCCCGATGAGACAGTAGGCCGCCCTCATATCGCAGATACCTTGGTTATTAAAGGGTATGTGAACAATATGGCCGAAGCGTTCGATCGTTATCTAGGCTCAAGCGGTGCTGCCTATGTGAATCCGCCGAGAATTACGCCTACGACGGCTGCAGATTGGATTCGTGAAGCGGGAGGAACACCTGTCATTGCGCATCCGGGTCTCTACGGCGATGACGAGCTTGTGGAGAACATCATTCAAGACGCAAGAGTGGCAGGAGTGGAGGTCTATCATTCGGATCATGGGGAAGCAGAAGAGGTACGTTACCTTCAACTCGCGGAGAAATATCGACTAATAATCACCGCAGGTTCTGATTTCCATGGCGCGAGACAAGGCGTCGTGTTCCATGGAGAATTAGGCGGGCGATGCATTTCTACTGACGTATTAACGGCACTCATGCAAGCAAAAAGCTGATTCAAGCGCAGGAGAACGAGGTTGGATGCTTGAGAATGGAAAGGTGGGATTTATATGGGATTTGATGGTTTTAACGCGATGATGAGCGGATTCGGAATGTTCGAGACATTCATCTCACTCATTTTTGGCGCTGTTGCAGTCATCATCATCTATTCGCTAGCAAAAGGGGTAACACAATGGAGCAGCAACAATAAACAGCCGATCTTAAACGTAGCCTCTCAAATTGTCAGCAAACGTACCCATGTAAGTCATCGTCATGATACCAATGACGGTCATTTCCATAATGCGACCAGTACAACCTACTACATCACCTTTGAAGTCGAGAGCGGCGATCGGATGGAATTCAAAGTAGATGGTCACGCGTTCGGCCACTTGGCAGAAGGGGATCACGGCACTCTCAAATATCAAGGCACCCGTTATCTGGGATATGAGCGCTTGACCAGACATGTCTCAGGCCGGGAATCCTCTGCGAGCAAGCGCAGAAGTATGTCGTAATTCTTGATACGTAAGGATGAATTTTCACCTGTGAAAAAAAGAAGCTTCCATGACCCTATGTTAAGGTCCGTGGAGGCTTCTTTGATGTGTCATGTGTAATTAGCTATTTTTCAAGACATAGGGGAGCTGTTTCAGTTTGTCCTCATCCGGCGTGATGAATAGTGTCTTCTGATGATCGTATATCACGAATCCAGGTTTCGCCCCGCTTGGCTTCCGCACATGTCTGATTAACGTATAGTCGACAGGTACCATGCTGGAAGACTTCGCTTGACTGTAATGGGCTGCTAACATCGCTGCCTCTTCCAAGGTTGGATTGCCGAACTCGCTGCTGCGAATGACGACGTGGGAGCCTGGAATATCTTTGGTGTGCAGCCACGTATCATTAGGCCCTGCGAGTCGGTTCGTCACATATTCGTTCTGAATGTTATTCTTGCCGACGTAGATCGCGATTCCTTCTGAGGAGGTGTAGCATTGGACGGTTGGTTTGTCGTTCTTTTTCTTTTTGCCTTTTTTCTTCGAACGATCTCTTAGGTACCCTTGTTCTGTCAGCTCTTCCCGAATCTCATCGATATCGCGCAAGGATGCATGCTCCAGCTGCTGCAGCAAGAGCTCCATGTACTTAATCTCATTAGCCGTTAACGTAAGCTGCTCCTCGATGACGGCAAGGCTGTTCTTGAACTTGTTATACCGTTTCAAATATCGCTGTGCATTCTCGGAAGGGCTGAGCAGCGGATCAAGCGGAATTCGGATGCTTTCTTGATTCTCGTCGTAATAATTAACAACTTCAATCTCCTTCATCCCTTTCTCCACCGCGTGGATGGAGGCGAATAACAATTCCCCTTGGACACGGTAATGGTCAGCATCTTGAGCTTCTTCGATGGACTCATGGAGCTTATCGATTTTCTTGATGTTCTTGTTCTTCTCGTTCTGCAAGAAGCGGATGAGATCGCTAACGCGCTGCTTGACTGTATCCCGTTCGGCCTTGTCTCCATAGAAAGCTTCCATACACGCACTGATCGACGGATAAGTTTGACGCTCATCGTTGATGGAAGTCAATGGCATGGCGGAGAAGAACATTTTGCCCTTCGCATCTACAGCGATGCAGGGGCTGAATTGATTCTCACGGACGTCGGCCATGATCGATGAGAATGCTTGCCATAGCGAAGCAAGCCCCGTATCCCGATCGTGTTGTGAAGCGCGGTATTCAATCTCGCGGCTAATCAGTGGACTTAGACCGCTGAATTGCTCGACGAGACGGGATGCGTAGGATAGAGCGCCTTGGCGTTCAGCAGCTTCTTCTTGTTCGTCTACGATTGGATCGGGCGTCATCGCCGCTCGGAACTCCGCTTCTGTCACGTCAAGCGGGTGCAGCTTATGCTGCTGCGGCGGTTCTGTATATCCGAAGCCAGGCATGACAATCCGATAGCTGCTGATGGCTGGCGTGACATGATGAATGCCGTCCAGCATCGTGCCTGTCGTTGGATCGACCAAGATAATGTTGCTGTGACGCCCCATCAATTCAATAATAATGCGCTTCGTCGACTCATCGCCGAGTTCGTTCCGCTGCCGAATTGTGATATGGAGAATACGCTCGAACGCTACTTGCTCCACGGATTCGATGATGCCGCTCTCACAATGCTTGCGCATCAGCATACAGAACATCGGCGCTTCCTGCGGGTTAAGGAATTGCTGATCGCTAAAATGCACGCGCGGGTATGTAGGATTTGCGGATAAGAGCAGTTTGAAATTTTCACCTTGCGCGCGTATTTGTAGGACCAAGTCATGTTCCGTGGGTTGATAAATTTTATTAATACGTCCACCGATGCATCGGGATAACTCCGAAGCAATGGCGCGTGTCACGATACCGTCTAATGCCATAGTACATTCTCCATTCTATTCCCCTGTTTCATTCACCAAGGAGATCAATCGTACCTCTCTATGATGCCATACTTTGCGGAAAAACTTAAGTAGAAGAGGGATAATTTCTGGCTTGTCTGAATACATTTACACCAGAAGAGGGTTGTTCAAAGGGCTGGAAAAGCTGTTACACATACAGTGAGAGTCCTTGGATTATGGCGCGGAAGGGGAATTAAGGGACATGGAACAGAAAATGTGGCACCAGATGAATACGGAGGAGCTGCAACAAGCATTAGGTGTGGATGGTCATAGTGGGCTGTCCTCGGCCGAGGCAAGCAAACGCCGGGAGACTCATGGGCCGAATGAGCTGTCGGAAGGGGAGAAAGTCTCGCCGATTGCGCTCTTCCTGAACCAATTCAAAGATTTCATGGTGCTCGTACTGATGGGAGCGACATTGATTTCAGGCTTGCTAGGCGAGTATTTGGATGCAATCACCATTGTGGCGATTATTGTGATTAATGGGGTTCTTGGATTCGTGCAAGAATTTCGTGCCGAGCGTTCACTGCGAGCGCTTAAGAAGCTGTCAGCACCGTCAGCACATGTGCTTCGCGATAACGAAGTCATTCAGATCCCGGCTGATCAACTGGTGCCAGGTGATGTCGTCTTGCTCGAGAGCGGAGACCGGATCCCAGCGGATATCAGGTGGATGGAGACGAATAGCTGCTACGTGGAGGAGTCTGCATTAACCGGGGAGTCTGTTCCGGTAAATAAGCATGATTGTCCGATTGAAGAAGCGAGCATACCGCTTGGGGACCAGCGAAACTTCGGTTTCATGGGGACGATGGTTACTAGAGGGACAGGCAGAGGTATTGTCGTACGCACGGGTATGAATACCGAGATGGGCAAAATCGCAGATTTGATTCAACAGACCGAGAGTATGGAGACACCGCTTCAGCATCGTCTTGAGCAGCTTGGTAAAATATTGATTATCGTTGCCTTGGGTTTAACGGTGATGGTCGTGATTGCGGGTATTATGCATGGTCAGCCTGCCTATGGTATGTTCCTTGCAGGGGTAAGCTTAGCGGTAGCTGCGATTCCAGAAGGACTGCCTGCGATTGTTACGATCGCTCTAGCACTCGGCGTACAACGTATGATTAAGCGTAAAGCCATTGTCCGTAAGCTCCCGTCAGTAGAGACCTTGGGCTGTGCTTCGGTTATTTGTTCCGATAAGACGGGAACGCTTACCCAGAATAAAATGACGGTTACGCATCTATGGCTCGGAGGGCGCTTGCTGCAGGTATCCGGGGAAGGGTATGAACCGATTGGTCATATTCTTGAAGACAATAAGGCTGTAGATCTCAAAACAGATCAGGCGCTGCGCCGTTTCATGCAGATTGCAGCGCTGTGTAATAATGCATCTCTAACAGAAGCCTACCGTTCGGAGAAGTCGAAGAAAAAAGTGAAGGATGAGTCCATATCAACGTGGGAAATCAAAGGTGATCCGACGGAAGGCGCCCTGGTTGTCCTTGCTTCGAAAGCGGGCGTAACGCAGCAATCCTTGAACGCGTTGTATGAGCGGGTCAGCGAGTTCCCATTTGATTCGGAACGGAAACGGATGTCCGTACAGTTGAAGCATCAAGGCGGACAATTGATTTACGCGAAAGGCGCTCCGGATATGCTGCTCGAACAATGTGCGTATATATTATGGGATGGGAAAGTTGTGCCTTTCACCGGGACGCTACGGCAGAAGGTGCTCGCAGCGAATGAAGGTATGGCGAAGTCTGCGCTGCGCGTACTCGGCATGGCTTACCGTGATGTGAAGTCTTACGAGAATGTGGCGAACGAGCAAGATGCCGAGTCTAACTTGATCTTCGTAGGACTAACGGGGATGATTGATCCGCCGCGGAAGGAGGTGCGGGATGCGATCGCCAAATGCCGCCGAGCAGGCATTAAGACCGTTATGATTACGGGGGACCATCAGACGACGGCAGAAGCGATTGCGAATCAATTGGGCATTATTCAGCGCGGTGGATCCCTTCTGACAGGACAGCAGCTTGCGAAATTGTCGGACGATGAGCTTGATCAGCAAGTGGACGATATCTATGTCTACGCTAGGGTGTC
Proteins encoded:
- a CDS encoding helicase-associated domain-containing protein; protein product: MNTQEIASKLSESDLHTYQPALEAARSHAALSFLLEQLPQIALETLDVILKQVGTQSFELPQLTKLAGTTVSGASLRVGVHELRRHGLIYAVRKAWGDQLFFIPTDLYAPLQHLRLPLELQPVHVNPSDLTMTHEAGRGLAYELFYMLATIAKNGAPLTAKGTLHKNHIQKMLTSLQITVRDLVPLQLQYPHPDTLPSSIALVLDCGFRFGLLRKTPEAYELEHDKLFLWLSQPQITMQQRLWQLWLTVQPFPERWIQQCMVAMACASYELDAWYTVSSFSGWIERHRIDAKKYSSRQEIEDLIQDWLAVLCAFGWAELSTAHDGERLFRYTLPSGLERIPYADYELQDEYKPLMDGKFYVQPDLEIIVPPDVSFLTRWELECCADLIRSDQVAVYRLTKDSYMRAVDQGRSVQDLIDFLGQKSLSGLPESVRATLEHWRQQYGRVYLSEVVLLRCEDAEMAQRIQGMAQLLPQIIPIGAFDFIVPSDQVDALRSTLDKAGITPRRQIESSANTESMTKIGFARFNRVTSDVMGSGEGEDESLQLLNQGYIYTQQNVQYYDLDTSLPSREELFPEIARISPMWLQQLRAYHTSTMKEIIERAMAWQTYIRLGNKTESIVILPHQVWLNGGAWHLKGFIAGQADRGVQEVSSDTWDQIQLILPTIN
- a CDS encoding YlbF family regulator, translating into MSVSEINTIDMASLLCNAYELGDMINGSADVAEYIYWKQKVEQSEEVKLLLREFEKKKELFEETERFGRFHPNYHEAKDAVKAVEAKMDAIEEVRRFKELEQRLDDMLYDISKLIAHSVSETIKVPSNDPNPKGGGCGGGGSCGCGG
- a CDS encoding YlbG family protein translates to MFAERTGYIIWVSDVKAARNLEKYGTVHYISRRMHYVVMYVNSERAEETIKNIRRLAFVKRIERSYRNEIKTEYSSNGPDKAKFYNL
- a CDS encoding selenium metabolism-associated LysR family transcriptional regulator, whose product is MALNFHQLHIFYTVSEKGSFSAAAQALHMTQPAVTMQVQSLEEYFGTKLFNRSTKRIELSEAGRALMPFARRSIELVRDTDIAMSKFTHMLQGRLQLGASLTIGEYVLPRMLGPFGQQYPNIAISMKVMNTAQILEEITNHQLNFGLIEAPVQHPDMHIEAVMKDELKLIVPANHPLAEASIVSLKEVLKYPFIVREQGSGTRQVMEEQFVRKNIDIQSVRTVMELGSTGAIKSAVEAGLGIAIISPSSVKHEVTLGLVKIVDIEDCSFERQFYSIYLKSALLPISAVTFLSFLQEQQLDK
- a CDS encoding PHP domain-containing protein, which gives rise to MNTQQGYVDLHTHTTASDGMQPPAENVRLAKAAGLTAVAITDHDTVAGIEEAIREGERIGITVVPGVEISTVLEGKDIHILGYYINYQDPSLLERLAELRATRDRRNDMMIAKLQELGIEITMEEVIANLGRELAPDETVGRPHIADTLVIKGYVNNMAEAFDRYLGSSGAAYVNPPRITPTTAADWIREAGGTPVIAHPGLYGDDELVENIIQDARVAGVEVYHSDHGEAEEVRYLQLAEKYRLIITAGSDFHGARQGVVFHGELGGRCISTDVLTALMQAKS
- a CDS encoding DUF2500 domain-containing protein; this encodes MGFDGFNAMMSGFGMFETFISLIFGAVAVIIIYSLAKGVTQWSSNNKQPILNVASQIVSKRTHVSHRHDTNDGHFHNATSTTYYITFEVESGDRMEFKVDGHAFGHLAEGDHGTLKYQGTRYLGYERLTRHVSGRESSASKRRSMS
- a CDS encoding Rqc2 family fibronectin-binding protein, which gives rise to MALDGIVTRAIASELSRCIGGRINKIYQPTEHDLVLQIRAQGENFKLLLSANPTYPRVHFSDQQFLNPQEAPMFCMLMRKHCESGIIESVEQVAFERILHITIRQRNELGDESTKRIIIELMGRHSNIILVDPTTGTMLDGIHHVTPAISSYRIVMPGFGYTEPPQQHKLHPLDVTEAEFRAAMTPDPIVDEQEEAAERQGALSYASRLVEQFSGLSPLISREIEYRASQHDRDTGLASLWQAFSSIMADVRENQFSPCIAVDAKGKMFFSAMPLTSINDERQTYPSISACMEAFYGDKAERDTVKQRVSDLIRFLQNEKNKNIKKIDKLHESIEEAQDADHYRVQGELLFASIHAVEKGMKEIEVVNYYDENQESIRIPLDPLLSPSENAQRYLKRYNKFKNSLAVIEEQLTLTANEIKYMELLLQQLEHASLRDIDEIREELTEQGYLRDRSKKKGKKKKNDKPTVQCYTSSEGIAIYVGKNNIQNEYVTNRLAGPNDTWLHTKDIPGSHVVIRSSEFGNPTLEEAAMLAAHYSQAKSSSMVPVDYTLIRHVRKPSGAKPGFVIYDHQKTLFITPDEDKLKQLPYVLKNS
- a CDS encoding calcium-translocating P-type ATPase, SERCA-type, which translates into the protein MEQKMWHQMNTEELQQALGVDGHSGLSSAEASKRRETHGPNELSEGEKVSPIALFLNQFKDFMVLVLMGATLISGLLGEYLDAITIVAIIVINGVLGFVQEFRAERSLRALKKLSAPSAHVLRDNEVIQIPADQLVPGDVVLLESGDRIPADIRWMETNSCYVEESALTGESVPVNKHDCPIEEASIPLGDQRNFGFMGTMVTRGTGRGIVVRTGMNTEMGKIADLIQQTESMETPLQHRLEQLGKILIIVALGLTVMVVIAGIMHGQPAYGMFLAGVSLAVAAIPEGLPAIVTIALALGVQRMIKRKAIVRKLPSVETLGCASVICSDKTGTLTQNKMTVTHLWLGGRLLQVSGEGYEPIGHILEDNKAVDLKTDQALRRFMQIAALCNNASLTEAYRSEKSKKKVKDESISTWEIKGDPTEGALVVLASKAGVTQQSLNALYERVSEFPFDSERKRMSVQLKHQGGQLIYAKGAPDMLLEQCAYILWDGKVVPFTGTLRQKVLAANEGMAKSALRVLGMAYRDVKSYENVANEQDAESNLIFVGLTGMIDPPRKEVRDAIAKCRRAGIKTVMITGDHQTTAEAIANQLGIIQRGGSLLTGQQLAKLSDDELDQQVDDIYVYARVSPEHKLRIVKSLQRKGHVVAMTGDGVNDAPAIKAADIGIAMGITGTDVSKEASALILSDDNFSTIVAAIEEGRGIYENIRKFIRYLLASNVGEILTMFIAMMLGFPLPLVPIQILWVNLVTDGLPAMALGVDQAEKDLMEQKPRGAKENIFARRLGWKIISRGILIGVFTLLAFWLTLRVDPSSSEQLVKAQSVAFATLVMAQLIHVFDCRSSRSIFHRNILQNRYLVLAVLSSIVLLLAVLYIEPLQPVFKTVPLDLRDWAITLVAAGVPTFVMGIGSVLTGGKPRKTTPTQHRKPIIKSTNIRA